The Ciona intestinalis chromosome 9, KH, whole genome shotgun sequence genome contains the following window.
TTATAAATCCGAAACAGAACGACAATAAACTGGATGACCACAATAAAACTAAAGCAGATATTTTAGGCTGGCTGTCAAACTAAACGTACATACCAAACTTGCAACTGAACAAACGTAGGAAAACAAGTAAGCCAAACGCGCAGTGCGGGCGGCGCTAATTGGAGCCAAAGGCACATGAATTAAACGCATGAAAACAAATACACGCTTCACTGAATTTAGACTACCAAAAAAATCGCTCgggaaaatttgtaaatacgAACTTAAgatctataaatataattacttCTATCTTGCCCAAACACTCATATTTGAATACTTTATAACAATAGGATGTTGATGACGCAACAATTGAACGAGTTAGTTTGGAAGCTAAGATTGAAAATCTTCAAGAAGCTTTGCAGCTGGAGAAGCAAGTACACGAAGCTGTAAGTAAAAACATACactgtgtttgtttaaatcagtggttcttaaacttttttgtacgTTTTACCCTTTTATTAAGAATGCTGATCCAGATTTACCcgcaatatgtaatatggcgctcatttattaaaagcgaaaacaaTAATGCGCTTGCTTTAtggcaacgagttgttcaatgtctggtaaagtacaacaattggcacaatttttctgtcccgtCAACCGATATGGATTTCgattggtagctcatttaccctctaaatacgaGGAATTTACCCccaggggtaaatttaccccagtttaagaaacgcAGGTTTAAACGGTTGATATTTCGTGTTCATTGCAGGAAATGGAAAATCTTCGCCGACAAGTTGCACCGGTTGAGGCGCCAGTGCTGCAAGCGGAACAATCGAGTATTCTACCAGATCTCAACGATGCCATACAGAAAGTGCGAAAGCAATATGAAGCATTTAATGCGAAGTCGATCGAAGATTTGGATAACTTTTACAAGGAAAAGGTACTAAAGTTGCATAAAAGcgattattaataaaataaatgaatgatttGTCAGCTATATAGCTACTGATCGGCATATATGTACAGTANNNNNNNNNNNNNNNNNNNNNNNNNNNNNNNNNNNNNNNNNNNNNNNNNNaaaagtgtcccatcttcccccaccctactatatattacatttgaaACAGGCGTAACTAGTTATTTAAATTCGCATAATCTTATTTACACTAGAAAGCAACTAAAATAGAGAAATCATAAAGTTCTTATTTTCGACCGTATGAcctaactttaattttaacctGTTTTTAAGGTGGAGTCATTGACTAAACAACTGAAGGCAGCAAATGACGACATCAGAGACCTGCGATCGGACAACTCTGAAAAGCGAAAGGTTATTCACCAACTTGAAATGGAATTGGAGGCTCTTCGTCAAAAGGTATGATCATTTACCAGCATTTATGGAAAGCTACATAATTTGCTCATAGTGCATGCTACAAAACTAAACTGTCTTTTGATTTAGAATGACGGTTTGGAGCGTAATCAAGATGGGTTGGAGGATCGCCATGCAAGGGAAATTGCCGAGTATCAAGAACAGGTTGAGAAAATGCGATCGGACTTGGATGGGGCTAAACAGGTGCATTTAGTTGCTTGGTTTTTGTTGCGTATATATCAGAAAGCTGTCGTTCGCGGCCCACTGGCGGTAAAGGATTTTCCTTCCGTGACGAAATCGCGTGCTGTTACTACTGGTTGACGCACGTACGTATGCCATTGACCGTATAGTGCTCGTTAATCACATATATGTGCAGCTTGTAagtatagttctgtggggttgTAGATGGAATATTGTTAGCACATGAAAACCGTAttttttgatcgtgtttttaacatttaccaACGATCTTATATTTTTACGGTTATATTATACATCGTTTATACAATTGTGTAAagattcttcgtttactataCCAATCTGAACAAGAAACGAGAAAAATGTCCTAACTAAATCTTAAAATGTCATCTTTAGGACATCGGAAAGTATCTAAAGGACTACCAGGACTTGAACAGCTTGAAGTTGAGTTTGGAACAAGAAATCGCTATCTACAACAAGATCTTGATGGGAGAAGAGCACAGGTAAAAGCAACAAActataattttcattttagaaaCTATGGCATTCGGTGTGTGTGTATAACTCTTGATTAACGGGATCAATTTATTacgaatttattaaaattacatcAAAGAACTTATATGTTCACATTTATGCCCAAGTTTTAACATAGATGTGAGTACATAGTaggattggggaagatggtacacctttagcgcatattatccagatatcctgatcgtgttgtaaacaattaacaacggtttatggaagtcgtgagaatacgggtttataattctttaaatgttctttgtttaccaccgaatgagaggagaaaatagagttaaaaggtgtcccatcttctctcaccctacaatgtataaatttttattttcctattATGTTAATAGGATCGCTGTGATCGATACGAAGACATTGGTGCTTGCAAACGACAGCAAACGTTCATCAAGGTCTTCATCCAAATCATCTTCACGAGCATCATCTAGGTCCTCATCTTCCGCGAGATCAACAAGCGATATTGTTGAAGAGATGTTGGAGAAAGATAGTCCACCCAAGGAACCATCTACGGTATGAGAAACCAAATCAAACCTTAAGCTCTATCCGTATAAGCTCTAATCCCACAAACTTATTAACCCTTTCGCATCTGGTGGTCATGTAGCCAAGATCTCTGCTAACCAATATAGTATACTAATCACTATCTTGTAACCGTATAACACAGCTAATTCAAGTTTTGCCTGAATTCATATACAATCTGTCACATACGTCATAATTTCACACGTTTTTAATTAGGTTAACCATTAGAATTTTTATGGTAATTCCTTTTCAAAAAGTCcgcattttgtatttaattatgcAAGTGGTTAAGTCTGCCTTTCATGTCTTCGTGTATCATTGAGTTATGCGCTacagaatattaaataaactatacGAACACCACTTTGATTGTTAGATTGCGTGTATACGTATATAGGAATAATAATAGCCAAGATGTATTTTGTGGTAGAATTATGTTTGACAAATAACACCACTTAtcgatattttaataatacgTGTCCTAAAtccaccatatatatatatgtatgtggtGCAGTCAACACCCAAAGCTGAGTCAGAGAAAAGTTCTagcgataacgaagaacaaaccgttaaaacaaacaatatcgATGAAGTAAAAGAAGCGCTAGAGCTTGCATCACCCCGCGAAGAATCAGTTGAAACACCCGAGGTTTATAGACCACCTGAGACTTGCAACACACTCAGCATGAGTTGTGAATAATGTAATTTGTACTTGTATGTGTTATCTAGTGCATATACGCACAACACACGCACGGAGTGATGAACCAGATGAGAGAGAAAGCGtaatttggtaaatatttgtaCGTGGGGGAGAATTAGGAACTCacgactttttttaattttgcacGTTTATTCACAATCTATTGAATTGCTATGTTGTTTGCTAAAACTGTCgatttgttcattttaattcaataattgcATGCTGGttgcttttattttcatttaatctTCGATACGTTCAACTCCTAGTTATACtgagttttataattcatagTTTATTGATGCAGGGCGTGATATCTGTAAGCTGGAAAGTGAAGGGGGGAACGGTACGACCTATCAAACCGTTTCATCCACTTGGCGACGCTGAGCTGCTGCACAAAGCAATGAAAGGAATTGGTGCGTAGTCcagttatttataatttaggATAAAActattcgtttttttattttatttcaggcaCTGACGAAGAAGCGATCAGTGAAATATTGACCAAGCGCACCAAGGCGCAGAGATTGGTGATTGCGAAGCATTAcgaagaaaaatataaaaaggtatatttaaatttcagaGCCCGTTTTATTAGAAAATGACATTTATGTGATTTAGGAACTCTTGAAAGAATTGGAATCGGAATTAAGCGGAAATTTCTTGTCGGTTGTGCAACATTTAATGTGGAGGAAGAGCGTTCTTGACGCCAGAGCTTTACGGAAAGCGATCAAAGGATTTGGAACCGACGAGGCAGTGCTGATTGAGATTCTTTGTACTCAAAGTAGCAAAGATATTGAGGACATTAAGCGAGATTATTATGAAGGTATGTATTAGGGTTAATGGTGCTGGTTAAAGATTTTCGAAAATTTCCGATTTATATATAAGTAGAATGGGGTAGGGGGAGAcgagacacttttagcacataatatccaaatatcttgatcgtgttttaaacaattaataacggtttatgggagtcgtgaagatacggttttataattctttgaatgttctttatttactaccgaatgggacgaacaaaagatattaaaaggcgttccatcttcccccatcctactatatatattactatgaGGTATTTGAGCGTAAGGTGGtaaaaaaggtgttccatcttcccccatcctactatatatatttgaggTATTTGAGCGTAAGGTGGAAAACCTTTAGCCTACATTATTTTCCATATATTaactataatttaatttgttagtGTTTGAACGTGATTTGACCAAGGACATTGAAAGCGAAACATCCGGGGTGTTCAAAAAGTTTTTGGTCGCAATTATGAAAGCAAATCGACCTGCTGATAGCGGAACAGTCGTTTCCAATTTGGCTGATGAGGACGCGAAGGTTTGTTCTATAACTGTATAtagcatttaatattaaaaagtacaCGGATTTGAAacggttgttaaaattatttttagggacaatattttgtatagttctgtggggtatgatgggaaacttttagcacatatttcGAAATATCCAaatcgttttttaacaattaacaacgctcttttggaGTCGTTGGGATCCTTTTGtttagttctgtaaatataaatataaaaatacgtATACTCATTATACGTACATAACGAAAAATCGTACACCTTTTTTTGCAGGCCTTGTTCGAAATGGGAGTGAAGCAATGGTCGCCTTCAAATGACCGGTTCCTTGAGATTTTCACACAGAGAAGCTACCAACATTTGTGGTACCTATTCAAACAATCGTGGCCGAAACTAACAACCGTTGATCTTATCGAAACCGTGGAAAAAGAATGCCCAAAAGATTTGGTTCGAGGTCTCAAGACTCTGAGTGAGTTATTAAATAACGTAGGGTGGGCTAAGGTGGGGcagttttcattatatttctggtcccatttggtagtaaacaaaaaacattcaaagaattaataaaccgtatcctcaagactcctatagactgttgttaattgtttataacacgatcagaatgtttggataaaatgtgctaatggtgtctcatcttaccccacaggactgtatttgttttcttgtgtttgaaaataaaaaatgagtttAACCTGTTCCTATATGTATAGTTCGCTTCTCAACTTGCATCCCACCACTTTACTATGCGATCCAAATCAACGAGACAATGGCGGTAAGAACTGTAGATATACTTCTCGCTCGAAAACAACTTGagcattttttttcattataggGCAAAGGCACCGAAGAAAAGCAACTTACATACATTGTGACGACACGAAGTGAGATTGACTTGATTGACGTTAAAGAAGAATACGAACGTGTCTTCGGGGTCAAGGTTGAAAAGAGAGTTGAGGTAATGGACATTTATGGTTAATTTTATTCAGTCATTTCGTTAAGTGTGCATAGTACTATAGGGTAAACGGGGCACATACCGTCCAAAAATCAATTTTAGCACGTACCGTCAAAAAATccattttatgtttaacaattaataacgctcGTTTATGTTACTATTATTATGGTAATACGTATATAAGAATTGGGTTTTTAAGAAATACACACAAGTCTATATAATGTGACAAACTAAACTGTTACATATAATTTATGTGATTTTATAACAGGACGAAACATCTGGAAAGTATAAGAAGATTCTTCTTGACTTGCTCAATTAGAATTGCTGACGAAACCACGTAAATTACTGTACATAATATTCtggttttgaaactttgtttcACCAATTAATGTTCCACCCATTGCAGTACAGCACGCTTGTATATAGTtgtcatatatatttaatcatTGGGATTTACTTGATTTGTAGTATATATTAGGTTTCCCTACATGACGAACTTCTAATACTGTTTGATCAAGTAAATTTTAGATATCATAAACATTGACTGATGATGTATTGCACTGCATGCACTTTATATACTGTAGAAAACCATATATACAACATGTATTGCTTATATACACcatatgaaaataaattgcaaaTGACCTAAATGcttgttttatcatttatatatatatatacagtaggatgggggaagatgggacactttttaactctattttctcgtcccatttagtattaaacaaagaacattcaaagaaatatgaaactatgtcctcatgactcccatagaccgttgttaattgtttaaaacacgatcagaatatctgaatattatgtgctaaaggtgtcccatcttcccccaccctactatatcttttcGGCAACTTTAACACAATAACAAGATAATGTAGGAAAAATATATTCGTAATTTAGCCAGAGGCAAAGCATGTTAAAATGGGTCAAAAGCCACTGCTCTAAATTTATATTCTAAAGTAGCGGATTACAATTTTAGTATTTCCTGTCGTTTTTTAGGTGTTGTTGTAGCttgttgaaacattattttaaaaatatacgtCATTTTGGTGTCAATATAGCGCTGCACTTTGCACGactgaaaagtttaaaagacTTTACTCGCAGGTTCGGTACATTCACTAGTCACGTTTACACTAAATAAGGATTCGTGTTGTTATGAGATCGTTGGCATAAGAATACTGgtcatatgttttaactgcaCTTGgccgtttaattttattttatttaataagcaTCAGCGTGGTACTTTCGCAAAATTAGGTTTTGTTCTACTGAGAAAAACTGCCGTTCTTATACActaaaagtgtaaaacaataaatacacGGACATGAATCTTTACTTTTGTCAACGGGAAGTTGAATTAGGAAACCAATTTAAAGCGATTTTCAGTTTTACAACAGTTTTAGCGAGAGAAGCTCTTTTGATTCTCAAGCTTTGTATGAAATTTAACAGGTGATGTTTTCATAAACTTTGAATGCCATTTTTAACGCGTgatcagtgacgtcacgaaccaGACGAAAGTGGTTCGATtttcttgtgacgtcacattgcaGGATGCAAAGATTTCTGGACGTCCTGTCGTTCTAGTGATTGTGTACAGACTTTTGAGTTGGTAGTCGACTGTATCGTACAGTAGGCTACTGGACTTTAGACCGTATGGGAAGACACTGTCGAGTCTTTGTTGACAGTACGCGTGAAAACAATAGCGCGTAACGTATGGtgctttataaatattaaacaaattagaCATTTGTATAATTTAGACAGATATCTTatcaaatatattacataGGTGGTTTTAGTTTATTCTTTCGAATCTTTACACAGTCAGGTATTTAGGTGCAGCAATAGAACTATCCATATAGTTCTTCAGTCGACTTTGCCCTGATGTGAAACGCGTGGTTTACTAAGGTTCATTGACCTCGTATAGTCTGCGAACTTTCTGCGATCACTGGCGCGTTACAACCAGTGCTACTCGGGGTCACTTAGGCTTCGTGGTTTATTCAAGGTCGTGCATAAAGATAGGCAAGGTGAAGAAGTCATTTTTACAAACATGTTCCATACACGGGTGTTTCTTCATATACTCAACAAACCGTAGATTATTTTGTTCAAACCggacagaaaaaaattacttcGCATTTTAGATCAAAAATTTTCCAGGTATTG
Protein-coding sequences here:
- the LOC100182507 gene encoding glial fibrillary acidic protein isoform X1; this translates as MFFRRSRSRLVMSRDENMAPPRPSAYRKSLGRDKGKDSLYLVSSEARQMKEQEKDQMKKLNNRLVNYVDKVHDLEMMNRFLTAENEKLKKLNKTEDVDVSAIYDDELKRLREKVEELQTKNAELEIEKDNLQYELEDVVVKLDTVKEENKDLEKEVKSLSKDVDDATIERVSLEAKIENLQEALQLEKQVHEAEMENLRRQVAPVEAPVLQAEQSSILPDLNDAIQKVRKQYEAFNAKSIEDLDNFYKEKVESLTKQLKAANDDIRDLRSDNSEKRKVIHQLEMELEALRQKNDGLERNQDGLEDRHAREIAEYQEQVEKMRSDLDGAKQDIGKYLKDYQDLNSLKLSLEQEIAIYNKILMGEEHRIAVIDTKTLVLANDSKRSSRSSSKSSSRASSRSSSSARSTSDIVEEMLEKDSPPKEPSTSTPKAESEKSSSDNEEQTVKTNNIDEVKEALELASPREESVETPEGVISVSWKVKGGTVRPIKPFHPLGDAELLHKAMKGIGTDEEAISEILTKRTKAQRLVIAKHYEEKYKKELLKELESELSGNFLSVVQHLMWRKSVLDARALRKAIKGFGTDEAVLIEILCTQSSKDIEDIKRDYYEVFERDLTKDIESETSGVFKKFLVAIMKANRPADSGTVVSNLADEDAKALFEMGVKQWSPSNDRFLEIFTQRSYQHLWYLFKQSWPKLTTVDLIETVEKECPKDLVRGLKTLIRFSTCIPPLYYAIQINETMAGKGTEEKQLTYIVTTRSEIDLIDVKEEYERVFGVKVEKRVEDETSGKYKKILLDLLN
- the LOC100182507 gene encoding glial fibrillary acidic protein isoform X3 yields the protein MFFRRSRSRLVMSRDENMAPPRPSAYRKSLGRDKGKDSLYLVSSEARQMKEQEKDQMKKLNNRLVNYVDKVHDLEMMNRFLTAENEKLKKLNKTEDVDVSAIYDDELKRLREKVEELQTKNAELEIEKDNLQYELEDVVVKLDTVKEENKDLEKEVKSLSKDVDDATIERVSLEAKIENLQEALQLEKQVHEAEMENLRRQVAPVEAPVLQAEQSSILPDLNDAIQKVRKQYEAFNAKSIEDLDNFYKEKVESLTKQLKAANDDIRDLRSDNSEKRKVIHQLEMELEALRQKNDGLERNQDGLEDRHAREIAEYQEQVEKMRSDLDGAKQDIGKYLKDYQDLNSLKLSLEQEIAIYNKILMGEEHRIAVIDTKTLVLANDSKRSSRSSSKSSSRASSRSSSSARSTSDIVEEMLEKDSPPKEPSTGVISVSWKVKGGTVRPIKPFHPLGDAELLHKAMKGIGTDEEAISEILTKRTKAQRLVIAKHYEEKYKKELLKELESELSGNFLSVVQHLMWRKSVLDARALRKAIKGFGTDEAVLIEILCTQSSKDIEDIKRDYYEVFERDLTKDIESETSGVFKKFLVAIMKANRPADSGTVVSNLADEDAKALFEMGVKQWSPSNDRFLEIFTQRSYQHLWYLFKQSWPKLTTVDLIETVEKECPKDLVRGLKTLIRFSTCIPPLYYAIQINETMAGKGTEEKQLTYIVTTRSEIDLIDVKEEYERVFGVKVEKRVEDETSGKYKKILLDLLN
- the LOC100182507 gene encoding type III intermediate filament isoform X4; this translates as MAPPRPSAYRKSLGRDKGKDSLYLVSSEARQMKEQEKDQMKKLNNRLVNYVDKVHDLEMMNRFLTAENEKLKKLNKTEDVDVSAIYDDELKRLREKVEELQTKNAELEIEKDNLQYELEDVVVKLDTVKEENKDLEKEVKSLSKDVDDATIERVSLEAKIENLQEALQLEKQVHEAEMENLRRQVAPVEAPVLQAEQSSILPDLNDAIQKVRKQYEAFNAKSIEDLDNFYKEKVESLTKQLKAANDDIRDLRSDNSEKRKVIHQLEMELEALRQKNDGLERNQDGLEDRHAREIAEYQEQVEKMRSDLDGAKQDIGKYLKDYQDLNSLKLSLEQEIAIYNKILMGEEHRIAVIDTKTLVLANDSKRSSRSSSKSSSRASSRSSSSARSTSDIVEEMLEKDSPPKEPSTGVISVSWKVKGGTVRPIKPFHPLGDAELLHKAMKGIGTDEEAISEILTKRTKAQRLVIAKHYEEKYKKELLKELESELSGNFLSVVQHLMWRKSVLDARALRKAIKGFGTDEAVLIEILCTQSSKDIEDIKRDYYEVFERDLTKDIESETSGVFKKFLVAIMKANRPADSGTVVSNLADEDAKALFEMGVKQWSPSNDRFLEIFTQRSYQHLWYLFKQSWPKLTTVDLIETVEKECPKDLVRGLKTLIRFSTCIPPLYYAIQINETMAGKGTEEKQLTYIVTTRSEIDLIDVKEEYERVFGVKVEKRVEDETSGKYKKILLDLLN
- the LOC100182507 gene encoding alpha-internexin isoform X2, with translation MAPPRPSAYRKSLGRDKGKDSLYLVSSEARQMKEQEKDQMKKLNNRLVNYVDKVHDLEMMNRFLTAENEKLKKLNKTEDVDVSAIYDDELKRLREKVEELQTKNAELEIEKDNLQYELEDVVVKLDTVKEENKDLEKEVKSLSKDVDDATIERVSLEAKIENLQEALQLEKQVHEAEMENLRRQVAPVEAPVLQAEQSSILPDLNDAIQKVRKQYEAFNAKSIEDLDNFYKEKVESLTKQLKAANDDIRDLRSDNSEKRKVIHQLEMELEALRQKNDGLERNQDGLEDRHAREIAEYQEQVEKMRSDLDGAKQDIGKYLKDYQDLNSLKLSLEQEIAIYNKILMGEEHRIAVIDTKTLVLANDSKRSSRSSSKSSSRASSRSSSSARSTSDIVEEMLEKDSPPKEPSTSTPKAESEKSSSDNEEQTVKTNNIDEVKEALELASPREESVETPEGVISVSWKVKGGTVRPIKPFHPLGDAELLHKAMKGIGTDEEAISEILTKRTKAQRLVIAKHYEEKYKKELLKELESELSGNFLSVVQHLMWRKSVLDARALRKAIKGFGTDEAVLIEILCTQSSKDIEDIKRDYYEVFERDLTKDIESETSGVFKKFLVAIMKANRPADSGTVVSNLADEDAKALFEMGVKQWSPSNDRFLEIFTQRSYQHLWYLFKQSWPKLTTVDLIETVEKECPKDLVRGLKTLIRFSTCIPPLYYAIQINETMAGKGTEEKQLTYIVTTRSEIDLIDVKEEYERVFGVKVEKRVEDETSGKYKKILLDLLN